The region tttccacacggcaGGGATTCTAGGACATCATCCTGCAGTTTGCCTAAGTATCATCTCCACAAGTGACCAGATtaatttttctaaatttcacaaCTTGTGTTCTTCTGGTTTCTCCTAAACCATTTGGTTTCTGTTTGAAAGGTTGTTTTGCAAAgagatttttttcaaattcacaTCCAGATCTGACAGTCAGTGTTTGTAATAATCTCATTATCTCAGGATTTTGAGCATTGAAGGAAAAAGCACCATTCACACCGGGCAGAAACACGTATCGTCTGTGTGTGGAAGAGTCTGTGAAAATTCATCTGAAATGTCCAAACGCCAGCGcagtcacactggagagagaccatGGAAGTGTGAggattgtgggaagggatttcTTTACCCATCCCGTCTGGAAACTCACCAACGaagtcacactggagagaagccgttcacctgctctgattgtgggatgggattcactcagtcatcccacCTGCTGACACATCAGCGAGTTCATaccggggagagaccattcacctgctctcagtgtgggaaaggattcagtcGGTCATTCAACCTATtgaaacaccagcgagttcacaatggggagagaccattcatctGTTCTGAATGTGgaaaaggattcactcgattatCTAAACTGCCAGAACATCAGGGAGAACATGCTGGAGAGAAAACACTCACCTGCTCTGCTTGTGGAAAGGAATTCACTCAGTCTTCCAGCCTGCAGATACACCAGCCACTTCACACTGGGAAGAGACTATTCACTTGCTCCATGTGTggcaaaggattcactcagtcatccaccCTGCTCagacaccagcgggttcacactggggagagaccgttcacttGTTCcctgtgtgggaaaggattcagtcAATTATCCAACCTGCGGAtacaccagcgaattcacactggGGAAAGACCATTCACCTGTCCTGAATGTGGAAAGGGATTCATTTGCTCATCTAAACTGCTGGAACACCAaggagttcacactggggagaaaccattcacttgcTCAGTGTGTggaaaaggattcactcagtcatccaagCTGCAgagacaccagcgagttcacactggggagaagccattcacttgCTCCACTTGTGGGAAGGGGTTTACCCAATCATCCAGCCTGCAGAGACACCAGCGCCTTCACACTGCagagaaacattcactctgtgtaCACGCCAGCTGATACACCAGTGCGTTCACTCTGGGGAGAGACTGTTTACTTGTTCCATATGTTggaagggattcactctgtcATCCAAACTGTTAATGCACCAGTGAAATGACACTGGGTGGGTCCTGTTCACCTTCTGTGTTTGTGTAAAAGGATTTACTGTTTGCAAACACGCAGAATCGCAGGTTTTGCTTTTCCTGACATCAAGGAATGTACCTTGGTTATTGGGCTTGGTATTGATATAAATAAACTCAGCTCTACAAAAGGAGCTGACAATGTAGGTAAATGTTGATATTATTGTGAATTTGTGTGATAAGTTTGAGAATGATCACATTGTCGCTGTACATCAACACACATTTACACTGGGTAAAGACTATCTACTTGCATATTGTTTGTAAAGTTATTTTGTGGATCAACAGAACTGTTGGAACAGCAATGTCAGTGATGGATTTGATGCTGCTGTTGGCTATATCCAGAAACGTGGTATgatgatgtttataaaatcacaggtTCAGTAAcctatttggataaaaataaatcaaatcatcttTTTGTTAAAACtatgagcaaagagaccttggagtgcaggttcatagctccttgaaagtagagtcgcaggtagataggatagtgaaaaaggtgtttgatatgctttcctttattggtcagagcattgagtactggagttgggagatcatgttgcagccgtacaggacattggttaggccatttttggaataatgcatgcaattctggtctccttcctatcagaaggatgttgtgaaacttgaaagggttcagaaaagatttacaaggatgttgccaaggttggaagatttcAGCTACAGAGAGAGGTGAATGGGCttggtctgttttccctggagtgttggaggatgaggggtgaccttcgaggtttataaaatcatgaggggcatggataggataagtggaCAAAGTAATTtcactgaggtgggggagtccagatctagagggcataggtttagggtgagaggagaaagattaaaagggacctaaggggcaacaaaTAATTAATTTCAGTCTCATTGTTTCATTAATGTTGTCTCATTTGGTGAACAGCGTTGTTATCTCAAATTAGCTGTTTCTTTCAAACTATAGATTCTAGATAAAAATTCTTCAGATAATCACTAATTGTAAAACTTTATATGCCAGGTATCTCCTTACTCTTTTCCCTTACTGCTTCTATAATAATGTCTCATTAGCTGAAGAATACTAACAATAAAAGTAATTATAACTTTATAATTGAAAGTAATATTACAACTTTTTTATGAGGAGTGATAGAATTTGACAATGGTAAGAATTCGAATACAAACAACAGAATTCAAGCAGACCTTCGAGATAAGCATGTCAGGGTCATGTCCGAAGGAGAACAGCCAGTAACTTTGGAATGCAACATAGAAAGTTCAAAGGCTGAGAGATAACAACAACTGTTAGTTATTGTGAAAATCCATAGAGGTGTCCGATAGGATTGGTTGTATAGAGAAAGGGGGAGAGCATAGTAACCATGGTGTGCGTGATCACTGGaacacaaaatatataaaaatactgTTTTTCACTGTATAAATCAAAGTGTCACTGATCTGTCTTACAATCTGAGCTCTACATTGAGAGAACAATTGGGATCTCGCGTCAAAGCCAGTTTTAAAGAAGATCTGATAGCCATCTCCCTGTCTGAACCAGATTTTGCTTGAAGAAGAATAAAGTCTGCCATGTGCCTGAATCCTGTCTGCTTCCTGAGTCTTTGTCCTAGGCTGGGGTTACAGTCCTACAGAGACCAACAATGCACATGATACGCCAGGGAAGGTATAAttgctgtgaaggccaacatatcatttaccttcttcacctcctgcatgtttactttccatgactggtgtacagggacacccacatctcattgtacctccacccccacccaccccgtctcttatccatgtcagtacactgcCACCAATCACATGTATTTTAGTTTTACATGCTAGCCTCTGACATGGACATGATCAAAATTCTTCTAAAAGTCACAGTAAACCACATCTACTCCCTTCCCTCAAGCAGGTTGACTCGAGGTCTCAGAGCATTGCAGTAGACTTGTCAACCATGAAGTCCTGTTTGTAAATCCATGTCGACTGTCCAATATTAGCACTGTGATCCAAAtattctgctattaaatctttagtgatagattccagcattttccctacttCTGATGTTAGACTGGTTAACCTATCATTCTCTAGCTCATTTTTATCTTTAAATAGTGAGGTTCGATAGTTGCCCTCCAATCCTTGGGAATTGTTTGAGAGTCTACAGACCT is a window of Chiloscyllium plagiosum isolate BGI_BamShark_2017 chromosome 30, ASM401019v2, whole genome shotgun sequence DNA encoding:
- the LOC122564683 gene encoding zinc finger protein 239-like, with translation MSKRQRSHTGERPWKCEDCGKGFLYPSRLETHQRSHTGEKPFTCSDCGMGFTQSSHLLTHQRVHTGERPFTCSQCGKGFSRSFNLLKHQRVHNGERPFICSECGKGFTRLSKLPEHQGEHAGEKTLTCSACGKEFTQSSSLQIHQPLHTGKRLFTCSMCGKGFTQSSTLLRHQRVHTGERPFTCSLCGKGFSQLSNLRIHQRIHTGERPFTCPECGKGFICSSKLLEHQGVHTGEKPFTCSVCGKGFTQSSKLQRHQRVHTGEKPFTCSTCGKGFTQSSSLQRHQRLHTAEKHSLCVHAS